The DNA window CCGTTCTTTCGGTTCAATCGATCATCGGCGAAAGGCTACTGCACCGTCCACCTGACCCGCCCAGAGATCTGCAGGGACTACGGCTGCTGGCGGCTGCTGATCCTCGACACCGGGGGGAAGCGGGCCGGCCGGATCATGGGTCAGCGTCATCTGGCGTCAGAAGACCCGGGACTGACCAGACTCTTTTCAGACCAGATCGATCCCCTGGTGGAGCCCGATGACCGGGTCTGGGATGACAGGGTGATACAGATGCTGGAGCGGGCAGGGTATACCGTCCGAAGATGATCAGAGAGACCCGACCCAGTTCATACACCCCCTGTCTCTTTTCGTGAATCAGCAGGGAGAGGACGATCATGCCGATACAGAAGAGAATGCCGACGGTGAAGGTGTGCTGAAACCCGATCAGCACCTCGCCGGCCATCTGATGGAGATGGATCGCACCGGTGGCCCCGGGTTTCTCAAAGACCCGGATCCAGTGATCGAAGAGAACCTTAAAGACCACGATCCTAATGGTGCCCCGAGGTACCGGGAGAAGTACCAGAGCGCTGACGCCGAACCCTGGTGATCCTTCTGGCTGAAAGAGAGGACGAGCCGAAGGTTGGGCGGAGAGAAGAAACCCATCGAGAGCGCCCGGAGCCCGAGTGCGATCAGGATCAGTATCAGGGGCATTGAACTGTCGAAGATGACGAAGAGCAGGAGGATCCCTGCGAGGGTACAGAGCCATCGGGAACCAATCCTGTCCGAAAGGGTACCGGCCACCGGCCCGAAGACGATGATCAGCAGAGATGACACCACCAGCAATAGCCCGGCGAAGTTGGCGGTATACCCTTTCACCAGTTCAGAGTAGAGTGGGAGCAGAAAGACCGTCCCGGAGACCACCATGCGGTTGATGAAGGCCGTTCCGATCCCCATCGTGAACTGTG is part of the Methanosphaerula palustris E1-9c genome and encodes:
- a CDS encoding MFS transporter — encoded protein: MFFINIPFGIVAVLLALAVIPSDSGQRKMATLGFDTLGSVLIFSGVGTGIAALSMGKERGWTSGPILLLLLSLLINSAFLFREWYQPSPLDLHLLKQPQFTMGIGTAFINRMVVSGTVFLLPLYSELVKGYTANFAGLLLVVSSLLIIVFGPVAGTLSDRIGSRWLCTLAGILLLFVIFDSSMPLILILIALGLRALSMGFFSPPNLRLVLSFSQKDHQGSASALWYFSRYLGAPLGSWSLRFSSITGSGSLRNPGPPVRSISIRWPARC
- a CDS encoding YkgJ family cysteine cluster protein, which translates into the protein MSFECHQCGECCSHLGLVHIIEEDRGALRFLVRNQYTGERTPVIVDPDKIELFLDRSTFIERPEACPFFRFNRSSAKGYCTVHLTRPEICRDYGCWRLLILDTGGKRAGRIMGQRHLASEDPGLTRLFSDQIDPLVEPDDRVWDDRVIQMLERAGYTVRR